In the genome of Natronorubrum daqingense, the window ACCGAGGAAACCGTCTACGTCTACGTGATGGAGGGCGATGGGTACCCGGACGCGGAGTACAGCACGGAACTTGTCGCTCTAGATCGGTACGACGGGACCGAACAGTGGGTGCTCTCTGCCGACGACTCGCCCGTTGGCCCGATTCGAGCCCTCAGCGACGACACGATTTACGTTGATCACGACGGCGAACTCGTGGCACTCCGCGAGGAGCTCAACGAGGACGACCAGTCCGACGGTGAGGATGGAGACGGTAGTGAAGGCGATCAGCCCGACGAAGATGAAAGCAGTGACGAGGACGATCGATCCGACGAGGAATCGGAGGACGGCGACTCCGACGGCAGCGACGACGAAACTGAGACCGAGGATGGCGACGATGAAACCGAGGAGGAAGGCGGCGACGGCGAAGGAACCGACAGCGACGATGACGATGCTGATACCGACACCGACGACAGCGACGACACCGACGCTGACGACGCGGATACCGACGAGGCCGACGACGCGGACGGAGAAGACGAGGTAGATGACGAAAACGAAACCGGTGACGAAGCCGACGGCGGGAATGGTGGGGACGAGAACGGCGACGCTGACGACGGTACGCCCGGATTCACGACAGGAACCGGTATCGCGGGCGGCGCGCTTGGCCTCGAGTGGCTGCGCCGGCAGGCTGGTACGGACGACCCGGAGGAATAACGAGGTCCTGGCCGCGGCGAATCCGAGCGAAGGCGTTGCTTCGTAGCTCGCGGCCTCGTCGACGCATCGTTAGCAGGTGCGTGTAATTCGTGATACTCATCGTCAGCATGTACCGAACTGTCAGCGTGTTCGCTGAACTCGAGTCCAAATGAGGGAGTTACCGAGGGCACGTTATATCGTGTCAACTGCTGACCTGATTTCTCCGTTCTCTGTCACCTCAACTTGATAGAAGTCCGGTCCACCGACGCTCCCTTCGTACGCCGTCTCTCCATCGATACATATCTCGAACGAACAAGACTCCGCATCTTCCTCGCGCTGAACGCCGAATTCTTCTTCCGAGTCGATTTTGAACCGTTCCGTTCGACAGTCAGTCTCGAGAGCAACCGTCTCGTCAAAATCACTATCGACGTCCACTTCGACCATGGTCGTACCCTCCGCGCGCGAATAATCCTCGTCGAAGTCGTCTGAGTCACCTTCTGACCCAGTATCGCTCGTTCCTTCGCTCAAATTGTCGACGCAACCTGGGACTCCGACCAACGAGACACTCCCGAGCAACACTCCTCGCCGATTCATACCCCACTCAACACGACGAACCTGTAAATGCTTTGTCGACATGAGGTCTCAAGCAGTAACTTGTCAACTTAGATAGTGGTAGCAAAACACGAAATCCAATCTGAGCCCGCCGTTCGTTCAGTTCCTCTGCACGACGGCTACTGTCAGCTTTCGATCGGGCTCTCGTCGGCGGGCACCGCTTCGCCGACCGAGGAGGCGAGGGCGCTATCTCGGCGTCTCAGCGCACCGACGGCGTCTGCCGTGTTGCCGGCGAGGGTTTCGAACGCTCGAGCGCTCGCGCCGTCGCCCAACGCGACGGGTGATCCTTCGTCGCCGTCGACCCGGATGTCCTGATCGATGGGGAGCGCGCCGAGGAACGGCACGTCGTACTCCCGGGCGAGTTCGTCGCCGCCGCCGTTGCCGAAGAGGTCGTGATGGTCGCCACAACTCGTACACTCGAAGGTTCGCATGTTTTCGACGATCCCGAGGACGGGGATGCCGTGGGAGCCGAACATCGAGAGGTTGCGCCGCGCGTCGTCGATCGCGACGCGTTGTGGCGTCGTCACGACCACCGCGCCGGTGACGTCGACGGTTTGACAGAGCGTGAGTTGGGCGTCGCCGGTCCCCGGCGGCAAGTCGACGACGAGGTAGTCCAGTGGTGCCCACTCGGTTTCGGTCAACAGCCGCTGGAGCAGGCTGTCGACCATCGGCCCCCGAAGGACCGCAGCCTCGTCTTCCGGGACGAGCTGTCCGATGCTGAGGACCTTCACGCCCTCGTGTTCGGGCGGGACGATACGCTCGTCGTCGGTTAGGGTGGGAGCGCCCTCGACGCCGAGGACGCGGGGCACGTTCGGCCCGTAGACGTCGCCGTCTAAGATTCCGACGCGGGCGCCTCTGTCGGCGAGTGCCGTCGCGAGGTTGACGGCGACGGTCGTCTTTCCGACGCCGCCTTTCCCCGAACTGACCGCGATGACGTTTTTCACGTCGGGGGTCGGCCCCTCGTGTCGTGTCGATTCCGGCGCGAGCGACAGTTCGAGGTCGCGCTCGAGGCCTGCGTCCTCGAGTTCGTCGCGGATCGCGGTGGCGATCCAGCGCTCGTCGGGGGCGTGTGGTGCGTGGAGTGCGACCTCGACGTTGGTCGTCTCGCCGTCGAGGTGGATGTCGGTCACGACGCCGAGACTGACGATGTCTTCGCCGAGTTTCGGGTCGTCGATGCGTGCGAGCGTTTCGTAGAGTGCTGATTCGTTCATCGTTAGAAGTTCATGAGGACGCCGATGGCGGCGCCAGCGATCGCCGTCCCGATGATCAGGACGATGATCGAGCCGAGTATTGCGCCGAGTCCGATGAACGCCGTTCGGAAGTCCCTCGGTTTTCCGAGGAACCAGCCGGCGAGCATCACGTACACGGGAACCAGGACGACGCCGAAGACGACGAACAGGCCGATGTGGACGAGCGAGTGCGTCATGGGTTAGATCTCCTCCGGGTCGAGTTCGACCATCGGGATGATCTTGGTCGCCAGTGCGATCAACAGCGCTGCGATAACGACGGTGCTCACAACGACCACCCATTCGATCGCGGTGGGGCTGTAGGATCCTGTCGGATACAGGTTCGCCAGCGGCGGCGTTGTCGGGTACAACAGCCCCTCGACGACGAAGATCAGCTTCTTGATCCAGATCGCGATCGACACCGAGATGGCACCGGCGACGACCGCCGGCAGGCTGTACGCGCTCGGTCGGACGATGGTCGCCAGCATGTAGAGTGCGGGAATCGTGATTCCGGCGACCGCCACCCAGAACAGCGGCATAGTGAGCAGCGTCTCGGTCAACGCTTCGTCTTGCACCGGTGCCGCGTAGACGCCTGAGAGGGTGTCGTGCAACAAGAACCAAAGGACGGCCATCGAGAGCACCGTGAGCGCCTTCGTGAGCCCGCGGAACACCGCGTCGTCGATGAACTCCCAGTCGTAGGCGTATCGGAACGCGGCCCCGACGACGATGACGAACGCGATCGCAGACGCGAGCGACTCGAACAACATCGCAGGGCCGGTCGCCGCACCGAACCAGCCGGGCTGTGCGCCGACTAAGCTGAACAGCCACGGAACGACTCCGCCGCTCAAAAGCGGCACCAGCGCGAGAATCGCGATCGCGAGCCAGTAGGCCATCTGCTCCGCCTTTTCGTCTTCTTCCGGACGGTATCCGAGCAACAACAGGCCGTAGACGGGTCGAAGGTATCGCGGAACGCGGTCCATCAGCGCGTAGAGTTCCGCCCGCATCGTCAGCGTGAGGTACGTCATCGAGAGTACCAGGTACAGCGAGACGACGGCGACGTCCCACGCCAGCGGCGAGTGGTGGACCGTCTGTGGCCACATGATCATCGTGTTGATCAACCGATCCGGGCCACCCAGATCGAAGACGATGTTGGCAGCCGCCATCGGCAGCGCGACCAGCGTGACGATCTCACCGATGCGAGCGATCGGCTCGAACTGGTCCATCTTGAACACGCGGACGGCCGCGGAGACCGCGATTCCGCCGTGAGCGATCCCGACCCACCAGATGAAGCTCCCGATGTACATTCCCCACGGGACGCCGCCGCCGGTACCCCAGTCGCCGAGACCCGTCATGATGAGTCCGTTTCGAAGCTGCGTGATCCAGGCCTCGAGGAACAAGAGCATTCCCAGGCCGAGGAGCACGAGCAGGGCCAGGAACTTCCACGTCGTCGTGTGGAGGGGCCTGAGAACCCGTTCTACCGGCACGTCGTCAGTCATCCGCCTCACCTCCTGCCCACCGCGCGTCGATCTCTTCTCGTCTGTGTTCGGTCATGTCCATCTCCTCGTAGGAAACCGGCCCCTCCACGGGCGTCGCGGAACTCGAGGGTTCGGGGCCGACGTACGTGATGTTCGGTTCGTTTCCGGCCTCGTCGAGGAGTTCGAACGTGTTGGAGTCCGACTTCTCCTCGAGGTGTCGTTGTGGCGCGTCATCCGGGTCGGTGATGTCGCCGAAGTGGATCGCGTCGGCCGGACAGGCGTCTTCGCAGGCGGTCGTTCCGACGAGGTCGGGGTCGTCGGAGTCCTGCCGGTGGACGCAGAACGTACACTTCCCCATGACGCCTTCCGGCGGGTTGCCGGCGACGGTGTCGCCGTGTTGGTCCGTTCGCGACTCGTCGAAGCCTCCCGCTTCGTCGGTTGGCTCCGCCCACTGGAAGTAGTTCACGCCGTAGGGACAGGCGACCTCACAGTAACGACAGCCGATACACGTGTCGTAATCCGTGAGGACGAGTCCGTCGTCTTCTCGCTTGTACCGCGCCTGCGTCGGGCAGACGTACGTACAGGTCGGCCGCGTGCAGTGTTGACACGGTCGCGTCATCGAGTCGTCGTGGTCGTCGTCCCACTCGGCGTCCTCGTCCTCGGCCCAGCGGAAGACGTACGTCCAGTGGACCGCGGCGGAGGTGTTGTTCTCCTCTTTACAGGCTTCGGAGCACTGGAGGCAGGCGATACAGTTCTCGACGTCGATGGTCATCCCCAGTTGCCCGTTCGACTCCTCCGTCGTCGCCATCGTCTGCTCGTCCTCCCCGAGACAGCCGGCGAGTCCTGCCGTCGCCGTGGCCGCTGCGCCTGCACCGAGGGCCTTGAGCATCGACCGACGACTCTGTTCGTGATCGTCGGGAACTCGCGGAATCGAGGCGGCGGACTCGAGTGTCGTCTTCGTCGGTCGCTCGTCGACGCCGAACTCGGCTTCGACGCGGTCTCCGTGTCGTCGCTGGAACGCTTCCTTCGAGAGGTCGCCGTCGGCGATTCGATAGGCGTCTCGAGCGAGTCGCTTCCCGAGTTCGGTGTCGAAGTCGGTCTCGGCGAGGACCTCTTCGGCCCACTCCTCCCACTCCGGCCCGGACAACGCTGGCGGTGGGCCGAACTGGGCGGGTTGCTCTTCGCCGTCCGGAACGGGAGTGTTCGTGGGGACATCTCCGCCGCCACAGCCACAGCCCTCACCGTCGGTACTCCCGCCGCAGCCGTTCACCATCGACACCACCTTGCAGATCGAATCGGTCGCCGTGCGATACCTCGACGCGAACGCGAGTGTGTACGTCTCATCTGTCGAATGATTTTGGAGACGAGACGGCTCGTCGCGGTGATCGGTCGCGGTGGGCTGTGCCCCAACCGAGTACGATCAGCGGTTGCCTCCATTCGGATAGTCACCTACCTAGTCGTCGACCCCCTACCTCGGTGAGTCCACTTCTCAATATTACAGACCTTTTTATACCCTGTCTATCGCGACGACCGTCTCCGGACTCACTGCCGTTTCAGTCGTTCTAGGGCCCGTCTTTCTCATCGTCGGTCGCCTCCTCCCGAGTCAAATTGGTAACATAACTGAAACCTCAACATAAATACTCGGTGGCCGTCGGTCCGACTACGCGTCGGGTTGGTCGCCAACGGACAGTTCGAACTCGTCTCGCGGTTTGCCCGTACAGGTCAGGATGTAGCCGTCTTCGACCGTCTCGTCGTCCAGTTCGTCGACGTTGTTTTCGGTCATTTCGACGAGTTCAGACCCGTCGCCGTCGACGCGGGACGTACACTGTCCACAGTTACCGGACCGACACTGGTAGGGCAACTCGAGTCCCTCATCCTCACCCGCTTCGAGCAAGTTCTCGTCTTCGGGCACCTCGACGGTTTGACTCTCGCCGTCCTCGAGCAGGTACTCGATTTCGTAGGACGCACCCTCGTCTTCGTCGTCGACGTGTGCGCCGACCTCGAGTTCGAACGCTCCGCGTGGTTCGCCGGTGCACGTCAAGACGTATCCGTCTTCGATCGCGTCGTCGTCTAGTTCGTCCACGTCGTTGTTCGTCATCTCGACGAGTTCCGAGCCGTCACCGTCGATACGGGACATACACTGTCCGCAGAAGCCTTCCCGACACTGATATGGAAGTTCCCAGTCCTCCGCTTCGCCAGCTTCGAGGAGATTCTCGTCTTCGGGGACCTCGATCGTCCCGCCGTCGTCGTCCTCGAGGAGGTAGGCAATTTCGAAGGGGCCCTCGTCTTCATCTTCGTCCTCGGTGTCGCCGTTGTCCTCGTCTTCGTCGCCGTTTTCTTCTTCATCGTCGTCCTGTCGTTGTGCCGGTTGGTCACCGAATTCGAACAGACCGACACAGCCGGCTAACGCGACCGAACTGCCACTCCCCACTGCTGCGAGGAGCCGTCGGCGCTGGACGACAGAGAGATTCTTCGGAAGCTCGATACGGTTCTCACACGGTCCATCCTCACCGGAACAGCCATCGTCGCTCATACTTCAACCGAGGACACACGCCGCGCTGAGCGTTCGTCTCAAGTATGAAGGGCTTTTTATCGCCGGCCGTTCCTCGCCGCTGATCGCCAGTTCCACCGGGTACAAAAGATTCCGTGAGAGGACCCACGCTGGGCAGTCGTGTCGACCTGAGTGAACTCCAGCTGACGCCACCGACCCAGCACGTGTCAGTACGCTCGAGACTCCGATCAACGCGAGCCTGGATACTACAGCGGTTTTTCCACCGACTCGCCGCCCACACTCGCGAGACACGATCCATCCCCGACGCGGGAAAGGATCGCGTCGCTCTTCGCTCGAGCGCCGAGCCTCGATAGAGTCTTGGAGTCAGTCAGATCGACGGGGAGAGACGAGTCCCCAGCCGGAGTGACTGGGAAAATGGCAGGAGTCGGACGTACCGTTACGTGGCAGTTACAACGACTGCTGTTCGAACAGCGACGTGACGAGCTTCGATTGTACGGCGCTCAGTCGCTGGGAGACCGCCGACGGCGAGACGCCTAGGCGGTCTGCAAGCTCGTCGAGATTGGCCTCCCGAGGCGTTTCGAAGTAACCGGCTTCGACGGCGACGCAAACCGCTTCGCGTTGCTTGTCGGTGACGCCGTCCACGTCGATCTCGAGGGACGATTCCGCGTTCCCCCCGCCTGCGTGACTGATTCGTCGAAGTTGAACCGTCGCGCCGGTTTCGCGCAGTTCCTCGACGAGCGATGTGAGCACATCGTTCGAGGGAGTCATGACGACGATGTCCATCGCGCCAGCTTCGTAGCGTTCGATCGAGGTCGTACACTCGTGTGCGTGAAAGATCGGACAGATACACCGACCTGACACG includes:
- a CDS encoding Mrp/NBP35 family ATP-binding protein; translation: MNESALYETLARIDDPKLGEDIVSLGVVTDIHLDGETTNVEVALHAPHAPDERWIATAIRDELEDAGLERDLELSLAPESTRHEGPTPDVKNVIAVSSGKGGVGKTTVAVNLATALADRGARVGILDGDVYGPNVPRVLGVEGAPTLTDDERIVPPEHEGVKVLSIGQLVPEDEAAVLRGPMVDSLLQRLLTETEWAPLDYLVVDLPPGTGDAQLTLCQTVDVTGAVVVTTPQRVAIDDARRNLSMFGSHGIPVLGIVENMRTFECTSCGDHHDLFGNGGGDELAREYDVPFLGALPIDQDIRVDGDEGSPVALGDGASARAFETLAGNTADAVGALRRRDSALASSVGEAVPADESPIES
- the nrfD gene encoding NrfD/PsrC family molybdoenzyme membrane anchor subunit, with the protein product MTDDVPVERVLRPLHTTTWKFLALLVLLGLGMLLFLEAWITQLRNGLIMTGLGDWGTGGGVPWGMYIGSFIWWVGIAHGGIAVSAAVRVFKMDQFEPIARIGEIVTLVALPMAAANIVFDLGGPDRLINTMIMWPQTVHHSPLAWDVAVVSLYLVLSMTYLTLTMRAELYALMDRVPRYLRPVYGLLLLGYRPEEDEKAEQMAYWLAIAILALVPLLSGGVVPWLFSLVGAQPGWFGAATGPAMLFESLASAIAFVIVVGAAFRYAYDWEFIDDAVFRGLTKALTVLSMAVLWFLLHDTLSGVYAAPVQDEALTETLLTMPLFWVAVAGITIPALYMLATIVRPSAYSLPAVVAGAISVSIAIWIKKLIFVVEGLLYPTTPPLANLYPTGSYSPTAIEWVVVVSTVVIAALLIALATKIIPMVELDPEEI
- a CDS encoding 4Fe-4S ferredoxin N-terminal domain-containing protein; the protein is MVNGCGGSTDGEGCGCGGGDVPTNTPVPDGEEQPAQFGPPPALSGPEWEEWAEEVLAETDFDTELGKRLARDAYRIADGDLSKEAFQRRHGDRVEAEFGVDERPTKTTLESAASIPRVPDDHEQSRRSMLKALGAGAAATATAGLAGCLGEDEQTMATTEESNGQLGMTIDVENCIACLQCSEACKEENNTSAAVHWTYVFRWAEDEDAEWDDDHDDSMTRPCQHCTRPTCTYVCPTQARYKREDDGLVLTDYDTCIGCRYCEVACPYGVNYFQWAEPTDEAGGFDESRTDQHGDTVAGNPPEGVMGKCTFCVHRQDSDDPDLVGTTACEDACPADAIHFGDITDPDDAPQRHLEEKSDSNTFELLDEAGNEPNITYVGPEPSSSATPVEGPVSYEEMDMTEHRREEIDARWAGGEADD
- a CDS encoding 2Fe-2S iron-sulfur cluster-binding protein, which translates into the protein MSDDGCSGEDGPCENRIELPKNLSVVQRRRLLAAVGSGSSVALAGCVGLFEFGDQPAQRQDDDEEENGDEDEDNGDTEDEDEDEGPFEIAYLLEDDDGGTIEVPEDENLLEAGEAEDWELPYQCREGFCGQCMSRIDGDGSELVEMTNNDVDELDDDAIEDGYVLTCTGEPRGAFELEVGAHVDDEDEGASYEIEYLLEDGESQTVEVPEDENLLEAGEDEGLELPYQCRSGNCGQCTSRVDGDGSELVEMTENNVDELDDETVEDGYILTCTGKPRDEFELSVGDQPDA
- a CDS encoding helix-turn-helix domain-containing protein, with protein sequence MAVSGTNGALDESSSLRAEFTIEPHPAANCSILESGPRSDDVTRNLVPTDETRETDVECRSAVTDPETGGQQYLVNDVSGRCICPIFHAHECTTSIERYEAGAMDIVVMTPSNDVLTSLVEELRETGATVQLRRISHAGGGNAESSLEIDVDGVTDKQREAVCVAVEAGYFETPREANLDELADRLGVSPSAVSQRLSAVQSKLVTSLFEQQSL